The window AGAAATTGTCTGGCATAGGCAGATAGAGATTCAACATATCTACGCTGCCCCTCCGCATAAATCGTATCAAAGGCAAGCGACGATTTCCCTGATCCACTTAAGCCTGTAAGAACAACAAACTTATCACGTGGAATCGTGACATCGATATTTTTCAGATTATGAGCTCTAGCTCCTTTAATGACGATTTGATCTCTAGACACAGTACCCTTCCTCTCCTATGTGAAGCTGATGCCACTTCTAGGCGTCAGCTTTCATTTCCATAATAGCATCACGCAGCTGCGCGGCTCGTTCAAACTGTAGGTTCTTCGCAGCCTCTTTCATCTCGCCTTCCAAACGCTCGATCAGCGATGCGCGATCTTTCTTCGACATCTTCGCACCCTTCACATCGGCCAGATAATCCGCTTTCTGTTCAGCTACTTTCGTAGCTTCGATGACATCGCGAATTTTCTTGGCAATCGTCTGCGGCGTGATCCCCAGTTTCTCATTATGTGCTTCTTGAAGACTTCTGCGGCGACTCGTCTCATAGATCGCCTTCTGCATGGAATCCGTAATTCTATCTCCATACATAATGACGCGACCGTCTGAATTTCTCGCCGCACGGCCTATGGTTTGAATCAGCGATCGTTCCGAGCGTAGGAACCCTTCTTTGTCCGCATCTAGAATAGCGACCAACGAAACCTCAGGTAAATCAAGTCCTTCCCTAAGGAGGTTAATCCCCACAAGAACATGGAAAGTCCCCAACCGCAAATCACGTAAAATCTGCATACGCTCAAATGTCTTGATATCCGAGTGCAAGTACCGAACCTTAATACCGATTTCCTTAAAGTAGTCGGTTAAATCCTCCGACATCTTTTTCGTTAAGGTAGTAACGAGCACGCGCTCATCTTTACGAATTCGATCATGAATTTCGGCTATTAAATCATCGATTTGTCCCTTGGTTGGTCTTACCTCAATAATAGGATCCAATAGCCCCGTAGGACGAATAATTTGCTGCGTCATTTCCGGACAATGTTCTAACTCGTAAGGTCCAGGTGTTGCTGATATATATAAAATTTGGCTGACTTTCTCCTCGAACTCTTCAAAGCGTAGAGGACGGTTATCGAGTGCAGATGGCAAACGGAAACCGTGGTCAACTAATACTTCTTTCCTCGCCCTATCTCCATTGTACATCGCGCGAATTTGCGGCAAAGTCACATGAGACTCATCAACCATGAAAAGCATGTCGTCCGGGAAATAATCCAAAAGCGTATAAGGCGTAGCCCCTCGCTCGCGGAAAGTCAGCGGTCCTGAGTAATTCTCAATACCATTGCAAAAGCCCATCTCTTGCATCATTTCCATATCGTAACGCGTCCGCTGTTCCAGCCTCTGTGCTTCGAGTAGCTTCCCTTGCTCTTTGAGCTCGGCAAGACGTTCCTCAAGCTCACGCTCAATATTCACAAGCGCGCGTTTCATCGTATCTTCGTGCGTCACAAAGTGAGACGCCGGGAAGATAGCAATATGCTCGCGTTCGCCGATAATCTCGCCGGTAAGCACGTTAATTTCCGTTATCCGTTCGATTTCGTCACCAAACAATTCAACTCTCACCGCTTGTTCGCCATGGGACGCTGGAAAAATCTCAACAACATCTCCACGCACGCGAAACGTCCCGCGGACAAAATTCATATCATTCCGCTGATATTGAATATCCACGAGCTTGTGTAAAATCTCATTGCGCGATTTCTCCATACCTACACGTAAAGAAAGCAGCATATTCCCATATTCAATTGGCGAACCCAAGCCGTAAATACACGATACGCTCGCAACGACAATAACATCACGGCGTTCAAATAACGAGCTTGTCGCTGAGTGACGAAGCTTATCAATCTCTTCATTGATGCTGGAATCTTTCTCGATGTAAGTGTCAGAGGAGGCAATGTAGGCTTCTGGTTGGTAGTAATCATAGTAACTAACGAAGTAGGAGACGGCATTATGAGGGAAAAATTCTTTAAATTCACTGCACAACTGTGCGGCTAACGTTTTGTTATGCGCAATAATCAGGGTAGGACGGTTCAACTTGGCAATAACTTGCGCCGCTGTGAACGTTTTTCCCGTTCCCGTCGCACCTAAGAGCGTCTGATGCTTATTACCCGCTTGAATACTTTGAACAATTTCCTCAATCGCTTTAGGCTGATCGCCTTGTGGAGAAAAATCCGATACTAGTTCAAACTTCTTGGAACTTATTTCTAGTTCACTCATCAATAATCACCTACACTTATCGAAATAAATCGAACTTTTATCCTATTAACTTTCCTTATGCTATTTCCGATATAGAAGTTTATGGAACTTATTTTGCACAAATATGAAGGAATCTCTAAAATCATCCATCATAAGAATGTTTGTTCTGGTTTTTCCATTATACCCTTTTTGAATCATGGATGCAAACGGCAATATCTGTTACGGCCGTATAAATTTTATGGAGAGAGGCCCCAACGAATTTATCTGGTTGCTTTAAGGTTCCTATTCTTTTTATGCTAATTAGGAGTGGTACAGTCATGGATTTGACAACAGTTTTAGGATTAGTATTGGGTCTTGTAGGTTTAGTCGGCGGGTACATGTGGGATGGCGGTCATATTAGTTCATTGATCATCCCGAGTGCCATGCTAATCGTTTTCGGCGGAACCTTTGGTGCAGTAGCCATCAGCTTCCCGCTCTCTATTTTAGCCAAAATCCCTAAAGCTCTAGGCATTGCCTTCAAAGAAGTAAAAAGAGATCCGAGGGCAACGATTGATGAACTTGTGGATATGGCTTCGATCGCTCGTCGAGAAGGAGTACTAGCCCTTGAGCAACGCGCACAAGAGCATACAAATCCGTTCCTAAAAGATGGCTTGCTTATGGTGGTGGATGGAACTGATCCCGAGCTGACTAGACAAATTCTAGAGCTTGAGATGGACGCAATTGAGCACCAGGTTGATAATATGTCAAAGGTTTTCGAAGCCGGAGGCGGCTATGCACCAACCATGGGCATTATCGGTACCGTTATGGGTCTCATTCACGTTCTCGGTAATCTCGACGATCCCTCCAGTCTCGGACCTGCCATTGCCGTTGCTTTCACAGCTACCTTATACGGTGTTATGAGCGCCAACTTAGTCTATCTTCCGATTGCTAATAAAATTAAGGTTCGCGGCAAAGAAATGGTTTCCGAAATGGAATTGATGTTAGAAGGAATTCTCGCCCTTCAAGCTGGTGAAAATCCACAGTTAATTAAGAAAAAACTGAATTCCTTCCTCCACGATAAACCAACGAAGAAAGTCGTAGAGGAGGATGTCGATAATGGCGCGGAGAGGTAAGAAGCACGAGGAACATGTCAATCATGAGAGATGGCTCATTACTTACGCTGATTTAATCACCCTTCTGCTCGTTTTCTTCATTATTATGTATGCAATGAGTAAAGTCGATGTTCAAAAGTATTCCGTTCTAGCTCAAGCCTTAAACATGCAATTCCAGAAAGCCGACTCGGTATTGGATAAAGGCTTTGGCGTCAGCGGTCAAATGACCCCGAAGCAAGGCGATGCCCAGACACCGCAGAACCAGAATCAGAGCCAAGACGATCAGAAAGAAGAGAAAGATAAAACAAAGCCTGAAGATAATGAAAAAGAGAAGCGCGAAAAGGAACTTCAAGATCTTTTAAAACAAGTCCAAGCTTATATTAAGGATCAGAATCTGGATGCACAAGTGTCCGCTAGCGATACAGAACGCGGTGTGGCTATCACCCTTAATGACTTATTCCTATTCGACCTAGGAAAAGCGGACCTGAAAGCGGCCTCCTTTCCTATTCTACAGAAGCTTGCTTCATTTTTCCCTACACTGAACAGCAAGGTGAGTATTGAAGGTCATACTGACAACTTGCCTCTAGCTACTGGTTCTCCTTTCAAAGATAATTGGGGATTATCATTCGCCCGTTCCCTTTCGGTGCTTCGCTATTTTAGCGATACGGCCAAACTGGATAACCATAAATTTATAGCTACTGCTTATGCCGATACGATGCCAAAAGTAGCCAACACCAGCGATGAGAACCGCAGCAAAAATCGCCGCGTTGAAATCATTGTTCTGCGTGATGGGCTTTCTCCAACAACAACTGTTAAATAAGCAAAGACCCTTCCTCTTTCAAACGAGAGAATAGGGTCTTTTTCTTGAAATTACATAGATTTCGTCGAATCATTGGATAACAAGCCGGTCAGTTTATTTCGCAAATAGGAAAACAAATGCAAGGGTCTTTGCTCTAGGAAGTACAATGCATCCTGATCCGGAGCTAAAATAATACCTAATTGATGATGATCGCCAGAGTAAATCGCTCGCTGCAAGAAACGCACCTCACCCTGCTCATTCAGCACCTCCAGCCTGCAGAAGGCGGAATTCAGCCCCATGGCAACGTGCAGATCGGTTTTAGTCTTGATTTTGTGACCGTTCACCTTGTGAATGAGTTCGCCCGTTTGAATACCTAGCTCGTGGGCAGGACTGTTTGGCACTACCGACAGCACCATAAGACCTCGCTCTGAGTGAACGTAGAACGGCACCAGCTTATCTTCCACCCATCGGTTATACCGAATCAATCCTTCATGTAAAGCAATGCTTAATGCGGCTCCTACAAGCAGAATCGGCGGCCAAAAATGAGCAGCAATCGCTGTGACTAATAGGATGATGCCATATAAGTAGAGCAAGCTTGAACTGAAACGGGCTTGTTTGCGGGGAAGCTTCGATATCGTAAGCTCCGTAAAGCCAATCATTGCCGGAAAGGCAAGAAATGTCCATCCTGATGCGAGGTTCGAACCAAACAGCGTTTCCCATGGAAGACCTTGTATACTTCCTCCTGTCATAGGAACGAGCAAGAATAAAGGGACAGGCCAGAAGCCTTGCAGCTGTTGCCCGCCGATAATTTGCCCTCGCCTTCCTTCAAGGAACAGCGGTGTTGCCATGCGTGCTCCTTGAAAGCCGACGAGCATCGCTTCTAGAAGATGAAGTACGGCGACAATGACCAGCAAGGAAGGAATATCCGCGCCAACTACAATGTCCAGAACCGGAACCCTCTCCTGGAGGCTGGCTGCGTTCGGTATCCACGAAAGAATCACTTGCGCGATTCCCAAAATACCTACTGCATAAGCCAAACACAAGAATCTAACGCGCATCATCACTAGGATAATCGATAGGACCCATAACAGAATGACCGTGCTCGCTTGAATATTAACACCTACGAAGAGCATAAGTACGGAGGCACTGATACCGCCTAGCCAACCCCAAAGTACGGTTCGCCATGTCTCATTCAATAAAGAATGCAAGCGCGTGTGAAACAGCTTACGCTCCATCTGAATCTGCTTCCGATAATGCAGCACGATAAATAGAATACCTATATAGTAAAAAGGATTCGCAAACAACTGCCCTACAGCCTGCAGCAGTCTGTCCAAGAGTTGAATCAATACATCCATACGAATCTGGGCTCCTTGATGAAAAAGAAATAGGAAGGCAGCCGTAGCAACCTTCCTACACTAATTCGACTATTAGAGCTTATCTCCTGCCCATCTTGACGAATTTCCAATATCTGATCCTTATTATTTCCCGATTTGCTTTTGGATTTGCCCAATTGCTGCCTTCAACTGCAAATCATTCTTCGGCTCACGGATTTGCTCCAAAATTGATTTTTCGATTTTAGCCGCTGTTTCCGTATCTACCTCGCCAGTCATTGGTAAACCGTTAGTTCTTTGGAATGCTTTAACAGCTGTAACTGTCTTATCATTGAAATAACCATCCGAACGCTCAGGGTTAAAACCAAGGCCTGATAACATCAGCTGTAGATTCTTCACATCATCGCTTGTCATATCCTGTTTAAGCACACTTTTCTTAGACAGCGGAGCTGCTTTGAAATAAGCCGGCTGCTCAACTGGGATATCCGGCTGGATCCCTGTTTTGTGAATCCAGTTGCCGTTCGGGGTTAACCATTTGTACACCGTCATTTTGATATTGCTGCCGTCACCCATTTCCTTCTCAAAAGTAACCTGTACGGTTCCTTTCCCATAGGAGGTTTCACCAACAATTTTACTGCCAACCGCTTCTTGGAAGGCTCCTGCCAGTATCTCCGAAGCACTCGCACTACCCTTGTTCACAAGCACTGTAACCGGATAGTTCTTGCCTGAGCCTGTTGAAGGTGTCGGCTCCCGCTTCCCATCCCGATTCTCGACCTGGACGATCGGCTTGCCGCTCTTGACGAAAGGATTCACGATGTCGACGACCACGTTCAAAAGACCGCCTGGGTCATTACGCACGTCGATAACTAGCCCTTTCATCCCTTTGGCTTCAAGGCTTTTCAGCTCTTCAGCGAAACGGACGGCTGTATTCGAGGAGAATTGGCGAATCTCAATCTTCCCGATTTGGTCCTGCAGCATTTCGCCATAAACCGTTTCAACGTCAATATTATCCCTGACCACGATGACTTGTACCGGATCACCGGCACCTTGACGAAGTAAATCGAGCTTCGCCTGCGTTCCTTTAGGGCCGCGGATTTTCATGACCGCTTGGTTGAGTGTAAGCCCGTCCAACTTCTCTCCGTTGACCGAGACAATCACGTCTTTGGATTGAATACCAGCTTTCTCAGCAGGAGAGCCCTTGATGGGAGACACGATTACGAATTTACCTTCCTCAATCGAAACCTCTGCCCCTATCCCTTGAAAAGAGGACGTAATGCTCTCATCGAACTGCTTCGCTTCCTTCTGATCCATATACACGGTAAACGGATCTTCCAGAGATTCCAACATGCCATTGATTGCACCGTTGACCAGCTTATCATGATCCGGCTGCTGCAAATACTTGCTCTCGATCAATTGAAACGTTGTAGCGATTTTGCTCAAATCCTTACTCGAAAGTCCGGAAGAAGTGGCAGTGGATGCGGTCGTACTGCCCGCTGGCTGCTCTTTCCGCCCCCAAGAAAAGGATGAATCCACAATCGTCAGTGTCACGATACTGCTTGCAAACATGGCTAACAAAACAAATACTATGACCGTGCGTCCTTTGAATTGCAAAGCGCGTTTCACCACCTTTTTCCTAAAACCCATTTGGGTTCGCCTGTTTGTAGTATATGACAAGCTATTCCCGTTTTATAACCAAGTTCCCCTATCGTAAGAATGGTTTAGGATCAGTTGGAACTTCATTCTTCCTTACTTCAAAATGCAAATGGTTCCCTGTCGATTGACCAGTCGAGCCAACACCGGCAATCTTCTGTCCGCGTTTCACCAAATCGCCAACTTTGACATAGATCCCATCATTCATAATATGTCCATATAACGTCCATAACCCATTCCCATGATCCACGATGATGCAATTCCCATATCCGTTCATCCATGAAGCATAGATGACTGAGCCGTTCTCAGCTGCGAGAATGCCCGTTCCCTTGGGAGCTCCCAAATCAATACCTTTATGGCTCTCTGATCTGCCTGTAACTGGATTGATTCTATTCGTGAAATCGGATGTGAGCGGCGCTTGAGAGGCCAATGGGTAACCCAGTTTCCCACCGGAATAAGTGAAAGGCGACTTCGCTTTACTAGCTGCCCGTTTCTTCGCCTGTAAATCTGCCTCTTGCTTCGCTAATTGTGTAATCTGTCTATCGCTTTCTTCTGAAATATCCTCTAGCACCTTCTCTTGCTTCGTAAGGGAAGCAATCTTAACTTCCTTGGCCTTCTCTTTCGCTTGCAGATCGTCCCTAAGGGCGTCGGCATCAGCGTAAAGCGCCTTAACCTTCTCAAGCTGCTCTTCTGTATCTATCTTCTTCTGAGCAACCGTTTCTTTATCTTTCTTATTTGCCACTAATATCTCTTTATCTTGATTAACAATAGATTTCAAAGCTTCAATACGGTTCAAGAAATCAGAAAAACTGGTCGCGCTAAGCAGCACATCCATGTACGAAACAAAACCGTTCATATACATTAAGCGCACTCGAGATTTCAGCATTTGATCACGAGACTCCACACGAGCTTCCGCTTCATCCAATTGTTTAGCGTTCTCTGCTAATGTATCCGACACTTGGTCGATTTCTTCATTCAGCTTCGTGAGCTTCTTGCTAGCCTCATTGACCTGATTGACAAGCGTGTTCATATCCTTCGTCGCCTGGTCCTTCTCGTTATGGACCTTCGTTATTTGATTCTGGGCGTCATTCGCCTTCTGCTGCGCTTGCGCCTTCATTTTCTTGAGCTGAGTCAACTGCTGATCGATCTTTTCCGTTGTTGAAGCGGCATACCCCGCATAAGGAACCGCCAATGAAGCCGCAATCCCAAGAGTCAACACCATAGGTAGAATCTTCTTCTTCAAGCACGTAGCCTCCCCATCATCAAAACCTGGAACTTCTTAAATCTTTTATACTTTGAATCTCTTAAATTCCTAATCTATGAATCTTTGAAAATGAAAAAATAAAAATAAAAGCTTCTAAAGCCGACTTTCAGAACCGAGAAGGTTGGACGAAAATGGGAGTAGGAGGAACGGAGTGTAGCAAAGCTACATGATTACCGGACTACCCCATTTTCGTTCAAGATTCGACGCCGAATAAGCTTCCAGAAATACATCGTTATGAGATAAACCTATATCGAAGTCATTCGAAGATGAGCGACCGCGTTTAGTGGTAGGTTTATTCGCCAATCAGAATCCCTCCTTTACGCTTTAGCGCTATTAGGATCTATCATTCTGATGTGGACAAAGTCGGCTTTAAAGCCTCCTTAAACTCTGAGGAATTTGCGGACTGAGATTAGGGACCCCCAGATTCCGATTACCATCCCAATACCTAACAACAAAGCCATCATCGTAGGAGCAATATCCCCGAAAGGTGTTAATTCAACCATAAGCAGATTCAAGTTCAGTGAACTTGTGTTAAGCAGCTTCCAGTACCCACCTAAAATAATAGCTGTCGGGACTACAGAGCCGATGAATCCAAGCAGAGCACCTTCTATAAAGAACGGCCAACGAATAAAGGAATTCGTCGCACCCACCAGTTTCATAATTGATATTTCTTTGCGTCTGGCCAAAATCGTAATTTTGATCGTATTCGCGATCAGGAACACAGCGGTAAATGAAAGTAAAATAACAATACCAATCCCGACCCAACGAACAATTTGTGTCACCTTAAATAGGGCTTCAACCGTACCTTTGCCATAATTCACCTTGTAGATAGGCTTTGGATCTTTGCCGATGTTAAGCGCGCTGATTTGATCAGCAACGACGGCCACATTGCGAGGGTCATCGACTTCGATGGTAAACGCATCGTTTAGCGGATTATTTTCTCCTTCAAATCCATCTAATAAAGCTTTACCGCTCTCACCAAGCTTTTGCCTTAAATAAATAAGGCCCTCTTCTTTCGAAACAAACTTAATAGTTTTTACCTCATGAATAGCTTGGATTTGAGATTCGAGCGCAGTAATTTGATCCTGCGAAGTGTTAACTTCCAGATATACATTAATCTCAACCTGTTTCTCAATCTGACCTGCAATATCATTCACATTAAGTGTAATAAGGACGAAAATACCTAAAATAAATAACGAAATGGCTATCGAACTAATCGACGCGAACGTCATCCAACCATTCCGAACGACATTCTTCGTACCTTCTCGCAAATGACGAGAAACCGTACTAATCTTCATAACCGTATTCCCCCCGTACCTGGTCACGAGCAATGAGTCCATGCTCAATCGCAATGACTCGTTTACGCATCGTATTTACGATTTCCTTATTATGCGTAGCCATGACTATGGTGGTACCCCGGAAGTTAATTTCCTCCATCAATTTCATGATTCCCCAGGAAGTCTCAGGATCGAGATTTCCTGTCGGTTCATCGGCGATAATGACAGCTGGGTTGTTAATTATTGCCCGGGCAATCGCTACCCGCTGCTGCTCGCCTCCAGAAAGCTGAGAGGGCAGCGAATTCGCTTTATCCTTCAACTTAACAAGCTCAAGCACTTCCATTGTGCGTTTCTTAATCTGCTTCTTAGGTGCCTCGATAACTTCCATAGCGAAAGCCACATTTTCAAAAATATTAAGCTTAGGAAGCAGTCGATAATCCTGGAAAATAACGCCAATATTACGACGCACGTAAGGAATCTTACGCTGTTTCAGCTTTTCCAAATTAAAACCATTCACGAAGATTTGCCCCTTGGTCGGCCTCTCTTCTCTATACATCAACTTCATAAATGTAGATTTACCTGCGCCGGAAGGTCCAACAACATATACGAACTCGTTGCTGTCCACTTTTACATTAATCCCTCGCAATGCATGAGTGCCGTTGGAGTACGTTTTCCATACGTCCTGCATTTCGATCACAATATCACATCCTAATATATGGATCTTTGCGTAGCAAAGTCTCTCTGCTTTGGGATCTTTGAGCGGAGCTCAAAGTCTCTCTGCTGTATAGTTAGCTTTTATCCATTCGACACAAAAGCTGAAATTCCTTCTAAAATAGCTCTGAAATTCCTGTAGATTACCGTCATTATATCATTATTTGTACACATTTAAGCCGAATAAGGATTTAGTAATAAATTGGTTGAAAGGATGATACATATTAAGTAGAGAGACTTTAAGCTCCGCTCAAAGATCCCTATAAGCAGAGAGACTTTAAGCTCCGCTCAAAGATCCCTATATTAAGTACAAGCCCGAAATCATTCGTATGTAAAGGAGCCGCTATACATGTCACGCCAAATTAGAAAAGTTATCTTCTATACGTCTATCGTCGTAGGCATGCTAAGTGCATTTAGCATTGCTCTATACGTCTATGGTTCTCAGCCTACATTCCCTGCAGATTTCACAGTTGCTGGCTGGAGGGTTGGAGGAATGCCCTATGATAAATTTCAACAAGAATACGAACAGCGCCTACAGCTGCTCTCATCCTATCCCGTTCAATTGCAATCCTCCCGTCCGAACATTCCGAATAAACAACTGGCGCTTGGACAGCTAGGCGTTCAGTATCAAAAGGAAACCCTAGCTCGTTCACTTGGGCAGCTGTTCGGAGGCTCTCCGATAGAGCGTATAAAAGCCCGCTGGACCCTGCGTCACGCGGATATACCGCTCGAGGTCACTGTCAATCAAGCGCAGCTAAACACCGTAGTCAAAGAAGCTTGGAAGGACCTCTATAACCTTCAGCCGGTTGCCGCAAAACGCATTGTAACCAATGAAGATATACTAGCTTTCGAGCCCGAACGCAAAGTGCTTAGAATTGATACGGCCCATTTGCTTGAACATTTGAAAGAAATTGCCCCATCCATTGGCTATATTCACAATGCTGCTCCTATCACACTGTCCTTGCCTTTATATGAGCAGGGTCCCGCGGTTACGATGGAAACATTGAAGCGTCAGGGCATCGATCGCAAAATCTCGGAATTTACGACCTCATTCCCCCCATCAGGTGAAGGGAGAATTCACAATATACGCTCCACAGCCGCCTCTATTCAGGACTTGCTAATGGCGCCGGGAGAGACATTCGACTATAGTAAGATTATTGAACAAACCGAAGCCCAATTCGGCTATAAGGAAGCACCCGTCATCCTAAACGGCAAGCTCGTGCCAGGCATTGGAGGTGGCATTTGCCAAGTTTCGACAACGCTTTACAATGCTGTCTTACGGAGCGGTCTCGACATTGTTGAGCGGCGCAATCATTCTCTCCCTGTTAGCTATGTTACGCTCGGCCAAGATGCAACTTTCGCCAGTGGCTTTATTAATTTCAAATTCCGCAACAACACAGATGCCTATCTATTGATACGAACTATAACAACAGAACAAGCCGTCACCGTGAAGCTTTTCGGGCATATGTCGCCTTCTATTACCTATGACATCAATTCCAACATTGTAGAAACAATTCAACCACCGGTTAAATACTTGCAGAATCCCAGCCTGAAACCCGGCGTTACCCGCCCCATCAGCACAGGCAAGGTCGGCTACAAGGTAGAGACGTATCGGATCAAAAGAGAAAATGGTACGATCGTCAGTAAAGAATTAATTTCGAAGGATCAGTATTCGCCAGTCCCTACTCTCATCGCCGCCAACCGCGGTGACATCAAGTCGGAAGAAATGAATCCCTCCACGCCAGAACAGCCCATCCTTGAAGATGGCGTGAAAGGACCGGTTACCCGGTAATATAAGGCTTCTGCCTCTTTTTGGAATAGGAAAGGTCATGTGACTGTAGTTACTAGGTCATTATGACTTTTTTCTATTATGATAGGAATATGAAATAGCACACAAGGAGGCTAGGCGATGAGCAAAATCGATTATTTCAAAGAATTAAACTATCGACTGCGTGGACTTCCCGAGAAGGAGCGCCAAAATATATTGTCTGTTTATGAAGAATTGTTTCAGAAAGCCATTGAAAATGGCAAGCAAGAGGATGATGTAGCGCAGTCCCTCGGCTATCCGCGAGTTCCTAACTGGGACGCTCAGAAGGAGACACCAACTACTGGGCATGTGCCTTCGAAAAGCACGCCTAGCGATGCGGTAGAGAAATCTTATTCCAGACCTGAACCGACTGCGGCGCCTAAGCAAGCTCCTGAAACTAAGGGCTTTCCACCTTATACGCCTCCACAGAGCACGAATCCTTATATGAATCCCAACCCGTACCCTTATCCGGTTAAACACGAGTCGAGTATTAAGGCTATTATCGTAAGCATTTCGCTTGGATTTTTTAACCTAATATTCGTCGTTGGTCCTTGGTTCGGTATTCTCGCAACATTAATTGCGCTATTTGTTTCGGGCTTCGCGCTCATCATCTCGCCAATTGTCGGCATTCTCGGCAGTTATATGGGAACGGTCGGCAGCGATATGCGTTTCATTGGATTCGCAATGCTTGCTTGTTTCGGCTTGGGCATTATATTGACGACGCTAAGCTCATGGTTGTTCAAAGTATTTTTCAAACTCAGCTGGATGTATATCCAATTTAATGCCAAATTGATTAAGGGGGCTTAAGCTATGAAACGTGGAGTCAAATTTTTCTTACTGCTCGGCTTTGCCTGCCTTGGAATTGGCCTTATTGGAGCAGCTGTTTCTTTCAAAGAGGTTGATTGGAGCGCAGGTGTCACGAATATTGATATCGAAAAGAAGATTCCTGTCGCAAATATTGATACATTAATCATTCAAAATGACATCTCCGGGGTAACTTTTATCCCTAGTAATTCCGATGAAATTAAAGTCCATCTCGTAGGAACGATTAGCGAGAATAATGCTAAAAATTGCACCATTGAGGCTGCAACAGAAGGAAGTAATGTATGGCGAGTAGACGTCTGTACGCAGAAAAAAGCATCGATTACGAATGGCTTTAATTTTGATTTGAACGAATTGAAAAGAATAATCGCTTACCAGGGGCTAGGCATCAAGACAGAAGTGACGCTGCCAGATAAAATATACAAAGCGATCACGGTGTCTTCGGATACAGGACGCATCCACTTTAATGAAGTGAAAGCCGACAAACTCACAGCCAGCACGGACACAGGCGGTATAACCATTGAGCGTTACGAAGGGAAACAGTTAAACCTTCAAACAGATACGGGGTATATCAACGTAGAGGACGGGCAAGGTGATGTAAAGATGAAAACAGATACAGGCGGCATTACGGCTAAGCTGCACGATATCGGAGATTCCGTATCGCTTGAATCTGACACAGGCACGATTCGTCTTCAGCTCGATCCTGCTCCAAAAGGTGCAAGCTTCGATCTGAGAACCGACACGGGCAGTGTCAATCTGCAAGTACCTGGCGTAAATGTAGAACGGACCGATCATCATTCCGCAAAGGGCACCATCGGTGATGGCAGCAAAAAAGTGACGGTACGAGCAGATACAGGGTTTATCTCGGTGACTGGCAGATAAGAAAAGCCTTCAAGACCATCAGATTCGATGGTTTTGAAGGCTTTTTATCTATCTGTTATTT is drawn from Paenibacillus sp. V4I7 and contains these coding sequences:
- the uvrB gene encoding excinuclease ABC subunit UvrB, whose protein sequence is MSELEISSKKFELVSDFSPQGDQPKAIEEIVQSIQAGNKHQTLLGATGTGKTFTAAQVIAKLNRPTLIIAHNKTLAAQLCSEFKEFFPHNAVSYFVSYYDYYQPEAYIASSDTYIEKDSSINEEIDKLRHSATSSLFERRDVIVVASVSCIYGLGSPIEYGNMLLSLRVGMEKSRNEILHKLVDIQYQRNDMNFVRGTFRVRGDVVEIFPASHGEQAVRVELFGDEIERITEINVLTGEIIGEREHIAIFPASHFVTHEDTMKRALVNIERELEERLAELKEQGKLLEAQRLEQRTRYDMEMMQEMGFCNGIENYSGPLTFRERGATPYTLLDYFPDDMLFMVDESHVTLPQIRAMYNGDRARKEVLVDHGFRLPSALDNRPLRFEEFEEKVSQILYISATPGPYELEHCPEMTQQIIRPTGLLDPIIEVRPTKGQIDDLIAEIHDRIRKDERVLVTTLTKKMSEDLTDYFKEIGIKVRYLHSDIKTFERMQILRDLRLGTFHVLVGINLLREGLDLPEVSLVAILDADKEGFLRSERSLIQTIGRAARNSDGRVIMYGDRITDSMQKAIYETSRRRSLQEAHNEKLGITPQTIAKKIRDVIEATKVAEQKADYLADVKGAKMSKKDRASLIERLEGEMKEAAKNLQFERAAQLRDAIMEMKADA
- a CDS encoding flagellar motor protein: MDLTTVLGLVLGLVGLVGGYMWDGGHISSLIIPSAMLIVFGGTFGAVAISFPLSILAKIPKALGIAFKEVKRDPRATIDELVDMASIARREGVLALEQRAQEHTNPFLKDGLLMVVDGTDPELTRQILELEMDAIEHQVDNMSKVFEAGGGYAPTMGIIGTVMGLIHVLGNLDDPSSLGPAIAVAFTATLYGVMSANLVYLPIANKIKVRGKEMVSEMELMLEGILALQAGENPQLIKKKLNSFLHDKPTKKVVEEDVDNGAER
- a CDS encoding flagellar motor protein MotB, whose translation is MARRGKKHEEHVNHERWLITYADLITLLLVFFIIMYAMSKVDVQKYSVLAQALNMQFQKADSVLDKGFGVSGQMTPKQGDAQTPQNQNQSQDDQKEEKDKTKPEDNEKEKREKELQDLLKQVQAYIKDQNLDAQVSASDTERGVAITLNDLFLFDLGKADLKAASFPILQKLASFFPTLNSKVSIEGHTDNLPLATGSPFKDNWGLSFARSLSVLRYFSDTAKLDNHKFIATAYADTMPKVANTSDENRSKNRRVEIIVLRDGLSPTTTVK
- a CDS encoding PDZ domain-containing protein codes for the protein MDVLIQLLDRLLQAVGQLFANPFYYIGILFIVLHYRKQIQMERKLFHTRLHSLLNETWRTVLWGWLGGISASVLMLFVGVNIQASTVILLWVLSIILVMMRVRFLCLAYAVGILGIAQVILSWIPNAASLQERVPVLDIVVGADIPSLLVIVAVLHLLEAMLVGFQGARMATPLFLEGRRGQIIGGQQLQGFWPVPLFLLVPMTGGSIQGLPWETLFGSNLASGWTFLAFPAMIGFTELTISKLPRKQARFSSSLLYLYGIILLVTAIAAHFWPPILLVGAALSIALHEGLIRYNRWVEDKLVPFYVHSERGLMVLSVVPNSPAHELGIQTGELIHKVNGHKIKTKTDLHVAMGLNSAFCRLEVLNEQGEVRFLQRAIYSGDHHQLGIILAPDQDALYFLEQRPLHLFSYLRNKLTGLLSNDSTKSM